One part of the Paroedura picta isolate Pp20150507F chromosome 5, Ppicta_v3.0, whole genome shotgun sequence genome encodes these proteins:
- the TXN2 gene encoding thioredoxin, mitochondrial isoform X2, whose protein sequence is MAQKLLLRPFRSIPFKHLSVPLQSPPSSLLSRVTAVSCCPIFCGSLPATAARATATRTFSTSQVFRDTFNVQDGDDFQDRVLKSQKPVVVDFHAQWCGPCKILGPRLEKMVAKQKGKVLMAKVDIDDHTDLALEYEVSAVPTVLALKNGNVVDKFVGIKDEDQLEAFLKKLIGP, encoded by the exons atggCCCAGAAGCTCCTCCTCAGGCCATTCCGGTCCATCCCTTTCAAGCATCTCTCTGTGCCACTTCAATCCCCACCATCATCATTACTTTCCAGGGTGACCGCTGTGTCCTGCTGCCCCATCTTCTGTGGCTCCTTGCCCGCCACTGCTGCACGTGCTACAGCTACTAGGACGTTTTCTACTTCTCAGGTCTTCAGAGATACCTTTAATGTCCAGGATGGGGATGACTTCCAAGACAGAGTTTTGAAGAGCCAGAAGCCAGTGGTGGTAGACTTCCATGCGCA GTGGTGTGGACCTTGCAAGATCCTGGGGCCGAGACTAGAGAAGATGGTGGCGAAGCAGAAGGGCAAAGTGCTGATGGCCAAAGTGGACATTGACGACCACACAGATCTAGCCCTTGAGTATGAG GTTTCGGCTGTGCCAACAGTCTTGGCTCTGAAGAACGGCAACGTGGTGGATAAATTTGTGGGGATTAAAGATGAGGATCAGCTGGAAGCCTTCCTCAAGAAACTCATTGGGCCTTGA
- the TXN2 gene encoding thioredoxin, mitochondrial isoform X1 — translation MPLTNMAQKLLLRPFRSIPFKHLSVPLQSPPSSLLSRVTAVSCCPIFCGSLPATAARATATRTFSTSQVFRDTFNVQDGDDFQDRVLKSQKPVVVDFHAQWCGPCKILGPRLEKMVAKQKGKVLMAKVDIDDHTDLALEYEVSAVPTVLALKNGNVVDKFVGIKDEDQLEAFLKKLIGP, via the exons atggCCCAGAAGCTCCTCCTCAGGCCATTCCGGTCCATCCCTTTCAAGCATCTCTCTGTGCCACTTCAATCCCCACCATCATCATTACTTTCCAGGGTGACCGCTGTGTCCTGCTGCCCCATCTTCTGTGGCTCCTTGCCCGCCACTGCTGCACGTGCTACAGCTACTAGGACGTTTTCTACTTCTCAGGTCTTCAGAGATACCTTTAATGTCCAGGATGGGGATGACTTCCAAGACAGAGTTTTGAAGAGCCAGAAGCCAGTGGTGGTAGACTTCCATGCGCA GTGGTGTGGACCTTGCAAGATCCTGGGGCCGAGACTAGAGAAGATGGTGGCGAAGCAGAAGGGCAAAGTGCTGATGGCCAAAGTGGACATTGACGACCACACAGATCTAGCCCTTGAGTATGAG GTTTCGGCTGTGCCAACAGTCTTGGCTCTGAAGAACGGCAACGTGGTGGATAAATTTGTGGGGATTAAAGATGAGGATCAGCTGGAAGCCTTCCTCAAGAAACTCATTGGGCCTTGA